From a single Planctellipticum variicoloris genomic region:
- a CDS encoding ParB N-terminal domain-containing protein has product MLLRPLLIADLKPAPYNPRRPLKPGSPGWKRLERSLREFDLVQPIVWNETTGHVVGGHQRLEILKHQGHTTIDAVVVKLPLEREKALNVALNNSQVGSDWDAHRLVELLDELTDIPDFDVTLTGFDDKALHDLLLEPEQDLPGDDAESNTVRVTLEIPRDHWDAARPEIDDLAQRYDCKLHVDA; this is encoded by the coding sequence ATGCTGCTCCGCCCCCTCCTCATCGCCGATCTCAAGCCCGCTCCCTACAACCCGCGCCGGCCGCTCAAGCCGGGTTCGCCCGGCTGGAAGCGGCTCGAACGCTCCCTCCGCGAGTTCGACCTCGTCCAGCCCATCGTCTGGAACGAAACGACCGGCCATGTCGTCGGCGGCCATCAACGGCTCGAAATCCTCAAGCATCAGGGCCACACCACGATCGACGCCGTCGTAGTCAAGCTGCCTCTTGAACGGGAAAAGGCTCTGAACGTCGCCCTCAACAACAGCCAGGTCGGCAGCGACTGGGACGCCCATCGTCTCGTCGAACTGCTCGACGAGCTGACCGACATTCCCGACTTCGACGTCACCCTCACCGGCTTCGACGACAAAGCCCTGCACGACCTGCTCCTCGAACCAGAGCAGGACCTCCCCGGAGATGACGCCGAGTCCAACACCGTCCGCGTTACCCTCGAAATCCCCCGCGATCACTGGGACGCGGCCCGCCCGGAGATCGACGACCTCGCACAACGGTACGACTGCAAATTGCACGTCGATGCGTGA
- a CDS encoding ATP-binding cassette domain-containing protein, with protein sequence MQLTLSHTFPPHRPSCRAALVMDRFGIGPETTRHVIADNLEIPLQPGDIVCFLGPSGSGKSSLLRAAAGQLNDTVWLDRLDLGDALVIDGLGLPADAAFELLTRCGLGEPRLMLRTPAELSDGERFRCRLARSAALQPAWLVADEFTAILDRTLAKVVAFNLRRLARRSGFGGLLATTHEDILDDLQPDLLIRGDLTGQPTVERRERQLATPISFADSLQTSIGSAADWPPFARWHYRGHDIACIRFVTVLRHGDRPVGICVFAAPARSLRGRNRFFGLSGRWSRAQLQAQSAQLVTLSRVVLHPTYRGAGLASAFVRASCRLCPFPWIETLAEMGRLHPLFERAGFVRVDVAAGKRSLDGHSELYGKGRHGRGRLVTAATHDKSRWTAPVYYIYDNRSAGRRSAAAADLPETAR encoded by the coding sequence ATGCAACTCACCCTCTCCCACACCTTCCCGCCGCACCGACCGAGCTGCCGCGCGGCCCTGGTCATGGATCGCTTCGGCATCGGACCCGAAACGACCCGCCACGTCATCGCTGACAATCTGGAGATTCCGCTCCAGCCCGGCGACATCGTCTGCTTCCTCGGTCCCTCCGGCTCGGGAAAATCGAGCCTGCTCCGCGCTGCCGCCGGGCAACTGAATGACACGGTCTGGCTCGATCGCCTGGACCTCGGCGACGCCCTCGTCATCGACGGACTCGGACTCCCCGCCGACGCCGCGTTCGAGCTGCTGACGCGCTGCGGTCTCGGCGAACCGCGTCTCATGCTCCGCACGCCTGCCGAATTGAGCGACGGCGAACGCTTCCGCTGTCGCCTCGCGCGCTCCGCCGCTCTCCAGCCCGCCTGGCTCGTCGCCGACGAATTCACCGCCATCCTCGATCGCACGCTCGCCAAAGTCGTCGCCTTCAACCTCCGCCGCCTCGCTCGACGCAGCGGATTCGGCGGCCTGCTGGCGACCACGCATGAGGACATCCTCGACGATCTCCAGCCCGATCTCCTCATCCGCGGCGATCTCACCGGCCAGCCGACTGTCGAACGCCGCGAACGTCAACTCGCAACTCCGATCTCCTTCGCTGATAGTCTCCAGACGAGCATCGGCTCCGCCGCCGACTGGCCCCCGTTCGCCCGCTGGCACTACCGCGGTCACGACATCGCCTGCATCCGCTTCGTAACCGTCCTCCGGCACGGCGACCGGCCCGTCGGCATCTGCGTCTTCGCCGCCCCCGCCCGCTCGCTGCGCGGCCGCAATCGCTTCTTCGGTCTCAGTGGCCGATGGTCCCGCGCCCAGCTTCAGGCCCAGAGCGCCCAGCTTGTAACGCTCAGCCGGGTCGTCCTCCATCCCACCTACCGCGGCGCGGGGCTGGCCTCGGCCTTCGTCCGCGCGAGCTGCCGGCTCTGCCCGTTCCCCTGGATCGAGACCCTCGCCGAGATGGGCCGGCTGCACCCCCTCTTCGAACGGGCCGGCTTCGTCCGCGTCGACGTCGCCGCCGGCAAACGCAGTCTCGATGGACACTCCGAACTCTATGGAAAGGGACGACATGGACGAGGCCGACTCGTCACCGCCGCCACCCACGACAAAAGCCGCTGGACCGCGCCGGTCTACTACATCTACGACAACCGATCCGCCGGACGACGAAGCGCCGCTGCTGCCGATCTCCCCGAGACCGCGCGGTGA
- a CDS encoding terminase large subunit domain-containing protein, which produces MSTTARQSLIEKLSAHSTWKSSASKKHPAIFRQLIRIRDGEQGRLRDGLQDWQETDFAALDEAWCCLAGHKVTPAIRRAWTERPRGHSKTTDMAIQAAWVLQAAESPLRGIAAAADRDQAGLIRAAIRDLVHRNPDLCGDLEVQLHMVRNTQTGAHLEIIASDVRSSWGQLPDFVICDELCHWAQPDLWYSLLSSAAKKSTCVLAVLTNAGIGRGWQWDIREAARTSPDWHFSSLQDSQAPWISDKDLAEQARLLPKPVFDRLWRNLWQHSDGEFVTLAEAEACRDSSLTEQPAGRPGRQYFAALDYAEKHDRTVGVILHREGERLIVDRMDVVDPAPECPTPVRWVRDWMERIAATFWQVRFVLDDYQLLGVLQELQGQYDVARFDFSGGKGNHALALQLRNLIVHRHLAWYPGCGALDGIHRDDLETELASLLLTTTVGGRLRINHRNEAHCHDDRAFALGVACLEALQHSPTGDWLVITPPTSDGGLLWPG; this is translated from the coding sequence TTGAGCACGACCGCGCGGCAGAGTCTGATCGAAAAGCTGTCCGCACACTCCACGTGGAAGTCCTCCGCATCGAAGAAACATCCCGCGATCTTCCGCCAGCTCATCCGGATTCGTGACGGCGAACAGGGCCGCCTCCGCGACGGACTCCAGGACTGGCAGGAGACCGACTTCGCAGCACTCGACGAAGCCTGGTGCTGCCTCGCCGGCCACAAGGTGACTCCGGCCATTCGCCGGGCCTGGACCGAACGACCCCGCGGCCATTCGAAAACCACCGACATGGCCATCCAGGCCGCGTGGGTGCTGCAAGCCGCAGAGTCGCCGCTGCGCGGGATCGCCGCCGCCGCGGACCGCGACCAGGCCGGCCTGATCCGCGCTGCCATCCGCGACCTCGTCCATCGCAATCCGGACCTCTGCGGCGACCTCGAAGTCCAGCTCCACATGGTTCGCAACACACAGACCGGTGCACATCTGGAAATCATCGCCTCCGACGTCCGCAGTTCGTGGGGCCAGCTCCCCGATTTCGTCATCTGCGACGAACTCTGCCACTGGGCTCAACCCGATCTCTGGTATTCGCTCCTCTCGTCAGCCGCCAAGAAGTCCACCTGCGTCCTGGCGGTCCTCACGAACGCGGGCATCGGTCGCGGCTGGCAATGGGACATCCGCGAAGCCGCCCGCACCTCCCCCGACTGGCACTTTTCCTCCCTCCAGGATTCGCAGGCCCCCTGGATCAGCGACAAGGATCTCGCCGAACAGGCCCGACTCCTCCCCAAGCCCGTCTTCGACCGCCTCTGGCGGAACCTCTGGCAGCACTCCGACGGCGAATTCGTCACCCTCGCCGAAGCCGAAGCCTGCCGCGATTCATCACTCACCGAACAACCCGCCGGCCGACCGGGCCGGCAATACTTCGCCGCGCTCGACTATGCCGAGAAGCACGACCGCACCGTCGGCGTGATCCTCCACCGCGAAGGCGAGCGCCTGATCGTCGATCGCATGGACGTCGTCGATCCGGCGCCCGAATGTCCCACCCCCGTCCGCTGGGTCCGAGACTGGATGGAACGGATCGCCGCCACGTTCTGGCAGGTCCGCTTTGTACTCGATGACTATCAGTTGCTCGGAGTTCTGCAAGAACTCCAGGGCCAGTACGACGTCGCCCGCTTCGATTTCTCCGGCGGCAAAGGGAACCACGCCCTCGCGCTTCAGCTCCGCAACCTGATCGTCCATCGCCACCTTGCCTGGTATCCCGGCTGTGGCGCGCTGGACGGCATTCACCGCGACGACCTCGAAACCGAGCTCGCCAGTCTGCTCCTCACAACCACCGTCGGCGGCCGCCTCCGCATCAACCACCGCAACGAGGCCCACTGCCACGACGACCGCGCCTTCGCCCTCGGCGTCGCCTGTCTCGAAGCCCTGCAACACAGTCCGACAGGAGACTGGCTCGTGATCACGCCCCCGACGTCAGACGGCGGCCTGCTGTGGCCGGGATAA
- a CDS encoding phage portal protein — MLTWLRDTLDTVRLRARYRRLVQEQLLALAEDQRPRPVSDEAGGWTLAGSGKAELDALNRDELRTRARRLIRTNPYARNLVRLLEVYVVGPGLKVTPAPIPSATISPDVLQVADRLWRSFLQLNRAHFSFREHARRAWRDGECFLRLFRQVEWPPTVRFVDPELIGSPTGAPDDDGLVSAPDDVETVLAYRRLDPSSGAEVEQIPAAEMIHTRLGVDTNELRGVTLLAPVLDALCCFEKWLDTELQARKLQASIVLWRKVQGSPSQAAALADAAADSDGGSRRERYRPGTILTTSHGTDLQFLQPHTNFGDAVPLGRLVLLSIAAGAGVPEFMLSSDASNANFASTMVAEGPAVKLFESEQQFFAAEFDRLWRWVMSEAIAQGFLPADFLDQVEPGWTFPQLVNRDRSKERLADVRLVEAGVLSRSEVARRDNVDPQTMQAELREETGSPQSALEQM, encoded by the coding sequence ATGCTCACCTGGCTCCGCGACACCCTCGACACCGTCCGACTCCGCGCCCGTTACCGCCGGCTCGTCCAGGAGCAGCTCCTGGCCCTCGCCGAAGACCAGCGTCCCCGGCCGGTCAGCGACGAAGCCGGCGGCTGGACCCTCGCTGGCTCCGGAAAAGCCGAACTCGACGCCCTCAACCGCGACGAGCTGCGGACCCGCGCCCGCCGCCTGATCCGCACCAACCCGTACGCCCGCAACCTGGTCCGGCTGCTGGAGGTCTACGTCGTCGGTCCCGGTCTCAAAGTCACACCCGCTCCGATTCCCAGCGCCACCATCTCCCCCGATGTGCTGCAGGTTGCCGACCGACTGTGGCGTTCGTTCCTGCAGCTCAACCGCGCGCACTTCAGTTTCCGCGAACATGCCCGGCGGGCCTGGCGGGACGGCGAATGCTTCCTGCGGCTCTTCCGCCAGGTCGAATGGCCGCCAACCGTGCGGTTCGTCGATCCCGAACTGATCGGCTCTCCAACCGGCGCCCCCGACGACGACGGCCTGGTCAGCGCCCCGGACGACGTCGAGACGGTGCTGGCCTACCGCCGGCTGGATCCGTCGTCCGGGGCCGAAGTCGAGCAGATTCCCGCCGCGGAGATGATCCACACCCGCCTCGGCGTCGATACCAACGAGCTGCGCGGCGTCACGCTCCTGGCCCCGGTCCTCGACGCGTTGTGCTGCTTTGAAAAATGGCTCGACACCGAACTGCAGGCCCGCAAGCTGCAAGCTTCAATTGTCCTCTGGCGCAAAGTCCAGGGCTCCCCCAGTCAGGCGGCCGCACTCGCCGACGCCGCGGCCGACAGCGACGGCGGCAGCCGCCGCGAACGCTATCGCCCCGGGACGATCCTGACGACCTCGCACGGCACCGACCTGCAGTTTCTGCAGCCGCACACCAACTTCGGCGACGCCGTCCCCCTCGGCCGGCTCGTGCTCCTGTCGATCGCCGCCGGGGCGGGCGTGCCGGAGTTCATGCTCAGCAGCGACGCCTCCAACGCGAACTTCGCGTCGACGATGGTCGCCGAAGGCCCCGCGGTCAAACTCTTCGAAAGCGAGCAGCAGTTCTTCGCCGCGGAGTTCGACCGCCTCTGGCGCTGGGTGATGAGTGAAGCGATTGCCCAGGGATTTCTCCCAGCCGATTTCCTCGACCAGGTCGAACCGGGCTGGACCTTCCCCCAACTCGTCAACCGCGACCGCTCAAAGGAACGCCTGGCAGACGTCCGCCTCGTCGAAGCCGGAGTCCTCAGCCGGTCGGAGGTCGCCCGCCGCGACAACGTCGACCCGCAGACGATGCAGGCGGAACTGCGAGAAGAAACAGGCTCTCCACAATCGGCGCTTGAGCAGATGTAG